One region of Priestia megaterium genomic DNA includes:
- a CDS encoding GNAT family N-acetyltransferase, with product MLTIEKVPKSQAGVLQNLYSLYLHDLSAYTPSLDIREDGAFHFEELPLFWKVEGLSPYFIKVDDKLTGFFLLLEQPALQQEADYCINDFFILNKYRKQGIASETVKDIFSHRKGTYMIIELAGNKRAISFWKHIYESLHISFQEKKIELDGEPTLIQTFSV from the coding sequence ATGCTTACGATTGAAAAAGTACCTAAAAGCCAAGCGGGCGTTTTGCAAAATTTGTATTCTCTTTATCTCCATGATTTATCTGCGTATACACCTTCTTTAGATATTCGCGAAGATGGAGCTTTTCATTTTGAAGAGCTGCCCTTGTTTTGGAAAGTAGAAGGCCTCTCGCCATACTTTATTAAAGTAGATGATAAGCTGACGGGCTTTTTTTTACTTCTTGAACAGCCCGCACTTCAGCAAGAAGCAGATTACTGCATCAATGATTTTTTTATCTTAAACAAATACCGAAAGCAGGGCATTGCTTCTGAAACGGTAAAAGACATTTTCTCTCATCGAAAAGGAACGTATATGATTATTGAGCTTGCAGGCAATAAGCGGGCTATTTCATTTTGGAAACATATTTATGAAAGCTTACATATTTCCTTTCAAGAAAAGAAAATTGAACTTGACGGAGAGCCAACTCTTATTCAAACGTTTAGTGTGTAA
- a CDS encoding TIGR00366 family protein, giving the protein MKALSNFFTALVQRFLPDPFVFALILTLILFVSGIVFTPHGPIEMVQFWGSGFWNLLAFAMQMSLVLVTGHALASSPLVKKWLVNIALLAKTPAQGVILVTLGAAMACMINWGFGLIVGALFAKEVAKRVPGSDYRFLIACAYIGFLTWHGGLSGSIPLVAATPGNPMEKTAGLIPLSDTIFTGYNLFITLGLLIVLPIMTRLMMPTGKEVVEIDPRLLAEDEMAPATVVETTSSKPTFAVRMENSRFLSLTIALLGYSYLIYYFATNGFKMDINTVNLLFFTTGILLHRTPLSYMNAVSNAAKGTAGIVIQFPFYAGIQGMMELSGLGGKLTNAFISISNETTFPFLAFLSSGVVNFFVPSGGGHWVVQGPFIMPAAEQLGVDPGVAAMAIAYGEAWMNMAQPFWALPALAIAGLGARDIMGYCVTTLIVSGFIFAIGLTFF; this is encoded by the coding sequence ATGAAAGCGTTATCTAATTTCTTCACGGCGCTTGTTCAGCGTTTTTTACCTGATCCGTTTGTATTTGCTTTAATCCTGACGCTGATTTTATTTGTATCAGGTATTGTTTTTACTCCTCACGGGCCGATTGAGATGGTTCAGTTTTGGGGAAGCGGCTTTTGGAACCTTCTTGCATTTGCGATGCAAATGAGCTTGGTGCTTGTCACAGGGCATGCGCTTGCTAGCTCGCCGCTTGTAAAGAAGTGGCTTGTGAACATAGCGCTGTTAGCCAAAACTCCGGCGCAAGGGGTAATTCTGGTCACGCTCGGCGCAGCTATGGCCTGTATGATTAACTGGGGGTTTGGCTTAATTGTAGGTGCGCTGTTTGCGAAAGAAGTAGCGAAACGCGTGCCGGGATCTGATTACCGGTTTTTAATTGCCTGTGCTTACATAGGGTTTTTAACATGGCACGGAGGTTTGTCGGGTTCGATTCCTCTTGTTGCTGCTACACCTGGAAACCCAATGGAAAAAACGGCTGGACTTATTCCGCTGTCAGACACGATTTTTACAGGCTACAACTTATTTATTACCCTCGGATTATTAATTGTCCTTCCTATTATGACAAGACTGATGATGCCGACGGGAAAAGAAGTGGTAGAAATTGATCCAAGACTGTTGGCGGAAGATGAAATGGCTCCGGCTACAGTTGTTGAGACAACTTCTTCTAAGCCAACATTTGCTGTACGCATGGAAAACAGCAGGTTTTTAAGTCTAACAATTGCACTTCTTGGGTATTCATATTTAATTTATTATTTTGCTACAAACGGTTTTAAAATGGATATCAACACAGTGAATTTATTGTTTTTTACGACGGGTATTTTACTTCACCGCACGCCTTTATCCTATATGAATGCCGTTTCCAATGCTGCGAAAGGAACCGCTGGGATTGTGATTCAGTTTCCATTCTACGCAGGTATTCAAGGCATGATGGAGCTATCAGGCTTAGGCGGGAAGCTAACGAACGCATTTATCTCGATTTCAAATGAAACGACATTTCCGTTTCTTGCGTTTTTAAGTTCTGGCGTTGTGAACTTTTTTGTTCCGTCAGGAGGAGGACACTGGGTTGTACAAGGACCTTTTATTATGCCGGCAGCTGAACAGCTCGGCGTAGATCCGGGAGTCGCTGCAATGGCCATTGCTTACGGAGAAGCATGGATGAATATGGCGCAGCCGTTTTGGGCACTACCTGCACTAGCTATCGCAGGGCTCGGAGCACGCGATATAATGGGCTACTGCGTGACGACCTTAATTGTATCAGGCTTTATTTTTGCTATAGGACTAACGTTTTTTTAA
- a CDS encoding YeeE/YedE family protein, whose amino-acid sequence MAQTLHSSYKSKPTTVVTELSPMQKPLFAGGVIAAVILLLAIVLMTDWTQGVLFIIGLALGMTLLYARFGFTSAFRRLVSVGNVQGLQAHMLMLAIASTLFAIILSTGFSFTGVTPKGYVSPVGVSVIVGSFMFGIGMQLGNGCASGTLYSLGGGSSSMILTLLAFIVGSMFGAYHLPFWQKQPSLPPISLAESTGLGYFGAWIVQLIAFAAIYWITIQIAKKKNPPMMKQLPTTKGWKKIIRGSWPLFTAAIVLAVLNALTLAVRGNPWGITSAFALWGGKAMMAAGIDVSSWGFFQGANGEALTQSVLADSTSVLNFGIILGAFISATAQGTFKPGKIKPGVAGAAVVGGLLMGYGARLAFGCNIGAYFGGIASFSLHGWVWMVMAMLGTGLALFIRPLFGLKNPKSNDSIC is encoded by the coding sequence TTGGCACAAACGTTGCACTCATCATATAAATCAAAGCCAACTACTGTTGTAACAGAATTAAGCCCTATGCAAAAGCCGTTATTTGCAGGAGGGGTTATAGCAGCGGTTATTTTACTTCTAGCGATTGTGCTAATGACTGATTGGACGCAAGGTGTGTTATTTATTATCGGTCTAGCACTAGGAATGACGCTTCTGTACGCACGTTTTGGCTTTACATCAGCATTTCGCCGACTCGTATCTGTCGGCAACGTTCAAGGCTTGCAAGCGCATATGCTTATGCTAGCGATTGCGTCAACGCTGTTTGCTATTATTTTAAGTACAGGCTTTAGCTTTACAGGGGTAACGCCAAAAGGATATGTTTCACCTGTAGGAGTCAGCGTGATAGTTGGTTCATTTATGTTTGGAATTGGCATGCAGCTAGGAAATGGATGTGCCTCAGGAACGCTGTATTCGTTAGGCGGTGGCTCTTCTTCCATGATTTTAACGCTTTTAGCCTTTATTGTAGGCTCTATGTTCGGGGCGTATCATTTGCCATTTTGGCAAAAACAACCTTCGCTTCCTCCTATTTCATTAGCTGAATCGACAGGCCTTGGTTATTTTGGTGCTTGGATTGTACAGCTTATCGCGTTTGCAGCGATTTACTGGATTACGATTCAAATTGCCAAAAAGAAAAATCCGCCTATGATGAAGCAGCTTCCTACGACAAAAGGGTGGAAAAAGATCATTCGCGGCTCTTGGCCTCTATTCACTGCAGCGATTGTGCTGGCTGTATTAAATGCATTAACGCTGGCTGTAAGAGGAAATCCTTGGGGTATTACTTCTGCCTTTGCTTTATGGGGCGGAAAAGCAATGATGGCAGCTGGAATAGATGTATCAAGCTGGGGATTTTTCCAAGGTGCAAATGGAGAAGCGCTAACGCAAAGTGTGCTAGCAGACTCTACCAGCGTATTGAATTTTGGGATCATACTAGGCGCTTTCATTTCAGCGACGGCGCAAGGAACGTTCAAACCAGGAAAGATTAAACCCGGGGTTGCAGGAGCAGCTGTTGTGGGGGGCCTTTTAATGGGATATGGTGCGCGACTTGCCTTTGGCTGTAACATTGGCGCTTACTTTGGAGGCATTGCTTCATTTAGTCTTCATGGATGGGTATGGATGGTTATGGCAATGCTTGGCACAGGCTTAGCACTATTTATCCGCCCGTTATTTGGACTCAAAAACCCTAAATCTAATGATTCGATTTGTTAA
- a CDS encoding carbohydrate ABC transporter permease translates to MGNKYTSKTFIVEILAVLLGLVFLVPFYYVLSNSLKSFAEILSNTSALPTTIQFQNFVNAFNQMNYLKVLSNSLIITVISNAVLVIFCSMAAYMLVRTKKKISSIIFMAFVAAMVIPFQSIMIPLVKVAGNLNLLNSIWGIVIMYLGFGSGMTIFLYHGFIKGIPVELEEAAIIDGCSRLGVFWRIVFPLLKPITVTVVILNSLWIWNDFLLPSLVLQDPELRTIPLATFFFFGQYTKQWDLALAALVISIIPLLIFFFAMQKHIVKGITSGSIK, encoded by the coding sequence ATGGGAAACAAATATACGAGCAAAACCTTTATTGTTGAAATTTTGGCAGTCCTGCTTGGACTGGTGTTCTTGGTTCCATTTTATTACGTGCTTTCAAACTCGTTGAAGTCATTTGCAGAAATTTTATCAAACACATCGGCACTGCCGACGACGATTCAGTTTCAAAACTTTGTTAATGCATTCAACCAAATGAATTACTTAAAGGTGCTTAGCAACTCGCTAATCATTACTGTTATCAGTAACGCAGTTCTAGTCATCTTCTGTTCAATGGCAGCTTACATGCTGGTTCGAACAAAGAAAAAAATCAGCAGCATTATCTTTATGGCATTCGTAGCGGCAATGGTTATTCCGTTTCAATCCATCATGATTCCACTTGTAAAAGTAGCAGGAAACTTAAATCTGTTAAACAGCATTTGGGGTATTGTGATCATGTACTTAGGCTTCGGTTCAGGTATGACGATTTTCTTATACCACGGATTTATTAAAGGAATTCCAGTTGAGCTAGAAGAAGCGGCAATCATCGACGGATGCTCACGTCTAGGCGTATTCTGGAGAATTGTATTCCCGTTATTAAAGCCAATTACAGTAACCGTCGTTATCTTAAACAGCCTATGGATTTGGAATGACTTCTTACTTCCGTCTCTTGTTCTGCAAGATCCTGAGCTAAGAACGATTCCGCTTGCGACATTCTTCTTCTTTGGTCAGTATACAAAGCAGTGGGATTTAGCACTAGCAGCACTTGTAATCAGTATTATCCCGCTATTAATCTTCTTCTTTGCAATGCAAAAACACATTGTTAAAGGAATTACAAGCGGTTCAATTAAATAA
- a CDS encoding SDR family oxidoreductase, producing MTAKRALITGANSGMGLATTIELAKKGFEVIMVCRNEERGNAALEEAKRQSGSDSISLMTCDLGSLDSIRAFSEDFTSRYSVLDVLINNAGVVTIKRETTQDGFEMMLGVNHLGHFLLTNLLLDPLKKSQQGRIINVGSGAHKAGKIDLNNPHLTTGFGIWRGYSQSKLANNLFTVHLSKKLKDTSVTVNCLHPGAVSTAIGVNRQTGFGKSVHAVLRPFFLTPLQGAETAIYLADSPEVTHISGAYFYKKRVTPPSSRAKNERLAEEFWDWSAREVGL from the coding sequence ATGACAGCAAAACGAGCGCTAATTACAGGTGCCAATTCAGGAATGGGGCTGGCCACAACGATTGAACTAGCCAAAAAAGGATTCGAAGTCATTATGGTATGCCGAAATGAAGAAAGAGGAAATGCCGCTTTAGAAGAAGCGAAACGCCAAAGCGGATCGGATTCCATATCTCTTATGACCTGTGACCTAGGTTCTCTTGACAGTATCCGGGCTTTCAGTGAAGACTTTACGTCTCGCTACAGTGTACTTGATGTGCTGATTAATAACGCGGGCGTCGTGACAATTAAGCGGGAAACGACACAAGACGGATTTGAAATGATGCTTGGTGTCAATCATTTGGGTCACTTTTTATTAACTAATTTACTTTTAGATCCGCTGAAAAAATCTCAACAGGGACGCATTATAAACGTTGGATCCGGTGCTCATAAAGCGGGAAAAATAGACCTTAACAACCCTCACTTAACAACAGGATTCGGAATATGGCGAGGATACTCTCAGTCTAAATTAGCAAATAACTTATTTACGGTTCACTTAAGTAAAAAGTTAAAAGACACCTCTGTAACCGTAAATTGCCTTCACCCCGGAGCCGTTTCTACCGCTATCGGCGTTAATCGTCAAACGGGTTTTGGAAAAAGCGTTCACGCCGTGCTTCGCCCTTTCTTTTTAACACCTCTTCAAGGTGCCGAAACAGCTATTTATTTAGCAGACAGTCCTGAGGTGACGCATATTAGCGGCGCTTATTTTTATAAAAAACGCGTGACTCCTCCTTCTTCAAGAGCAAAAAATGAACGGCTTGCAGAAGAATTTTGGGACTGGAGTGCGCGCGAAGTTGGTTTATAA
- a CDS encoding carbohydrate ABC transporter permease, whose protein sequence is MNSQSKLQETEYVPLKQELKREPSINTKKRKNLKNVGLFALFVGPALLAFCVIVLIPFFTGIYYSFTDWNGVNGTINWVGLDNFKYLFTEDKQFQQSFWITTKYTVVAIILTNVVGFVLAILVTQMLKTRNILRTVFFMPNLIGGLLLGFVWQFIFVKGFASIGQITGISLFELPWLGDAKTAFWGIVIVSVWQGAGYIMLIYTAALQNVPQELIEAAKIDGASRWQILRHITIPMVAPAVTVCLFLTISWSFKVFDVNLSLTNGGPFKSTEMLALNIYTEAFVNNRYGLGEAKALIFFIVVAAITIIQVTYTKKKEVES, encoded by the coding sequence ATGAATAGCCAAAGTAAATTACAGGAGACAGAATATGTTCCTTTAAAGCAAGAACTTAAAAGAGAACCATCCATTAATACGAAAAAACGTAAAAATTTGAAAAATGTAGGTTTATTTGCACTATTTGTAGGGCCCGCACTTTTAGCGTTTTGTGTGATTGTACTTATACCATTTTTTACAGGGATTTATTACTCATTTACAGACTGGAACGGAGTAAATGGCACGATTAACTGGGTGGGGCTTGATAACTTTAAGTACTTGTTCACCGAAGATAAGCAGTTTCAGCAGTCGTTTTGGATCACAACAAAATATACGGTCGTTGCGATTATCTTAACGAATGTGGTTGGGTTCGTGTTAGCAATCCTTGTTACTCAAATGTTAAAAACACGAAACATTTTACGTACGGTTTTCTTTATGCCGAATTTAATTGGCGGACTTTTACTAGGATTTGTATGGCAGTTCATTTTCGTAAAAGGATTTGCATCTATCGGACAAATCACGGGAATCTCACTTTTTGAACTTCCTTGGTTAGGAGACGCAAAAACAGCATTTTGGGGCATCGTGATTGTAAGTGTATGGCAAGGAGCAGGTTATATCATGCTTATTTACACAGCAGCACTGCAAAACGTACCGCAAGAGCTGATTGAAGCAGCAAAAATTGACGGAGCAAGCAGATGGCAAATTCTTCGTCACATTACAATTCCAATGGTAGCGCCGGCAGTAACGGTTTGTTTATTCTTAACGATTTCATGGTCGTTTAAAGTATTTGATGTCAACTTATCATTAACAAACGGTGGTCCATTCAAATCAACAGAAATGTTAGCGCTTAACATTTATACAGAAGCATTTGTGAATAACAGATACGGTCTAGGTGAAGCAAAAGCCTTAATTTTCTTTATCGTCGTAGCAGCAATTACAATTATTCAAGTAACATACACCAAGAAGAAGGAGGTTGAATCGTGA
- a CDS encoding suppressor of fused domain protein encodes MGKVYEASSLLAHAKERVSTYKKLNEELGDLMKIWQMYCTEEAVQLTVKNKQKNEDLFDRGLMGESLQHSWESIAMETFQEGEYKDYITYKGRSNPPIFSEKATQHLGSYLTDSAEILRLVHNDENYYAINITNILECIDYDNSIPNKFGGFEQIAFIENELKKSHIFRTKSTKHRFGDFPIISQEIYVSDDVRDYILRSDLTGFTFYEVWSSQEAEASVEELNPFVRESLDEDVEAHLQAYYGPIIRRVEAESAEVTEAAFYEMAPTESVPFYTVATHGYSTLRLPAPPGLDSAYVELVMHADQDPFEDKRYSWIPQVMHQVGSFAVNHMNWIGQWMVFPNQELDRYVDTYERTLIGEKVKLPLQVQPYSPESGFCGVMVVPPLPQCQEAFMMPYLENGKETHGEWPVYFHTLLPLYEEEMEYYFQHGQEALLEKMMENGIEHLFNLHRPNTFKEKRKGFFGRFNK; translated from the coding sequence ATGGGTAAAGTGTATGAAGCAAGTTCGCTGCTTGCTCATGCAAAAGAGCGTGTAAGTACATATAAAAAGCTTAATGAAGAACTAGGTGATCTGATGAAAATATGGCAAATGTATTGCACCGAAGAAGCTGTTCAACTGACAGTAAAGAATAAACAAAAGAATGAAGATCTTTTCGATAGGGGACTTATGGGAGAGTCACTTCAGCACAGCTGGGAATCTATTGCGATGGAAACTTTTCAAGAAGGAGAGTATAAGGACTACATAACATATAAAGGGCGTTCGAATCCCCCTATTTTCTCAGAAAAGGCTACTCAGCATTTAGGCAGTTATTTAACAGACAGTGCTGAAATACTACGGTTAGTTCACAATGACGAGAACTATTATGCAATTAATATTACAAATATTTTAGAATGTATTGATTATGACAATTCAATACCTAATAAGTTTGGCGGTTTTGAACAAATAGCATTTATAGAAAACGAATTGAAAAAGAGTCATATTTTCCGTACAAAATCAACCAAGCATCGCTTCGGAGATTTTCCAATAATCTCTCAAGAAATTTATGTATCAGATGACGTACGCGATTATATTCTTCGAAGTGATTTAACCGGTTTTACTTTCTATGAAGTATGGTCATCACAGGAAGCAGAAGCTTCAGTTGAAGAGTTAAATCCATTTGTTCGCGAATCGCTCGATGAGGATGTGGAAGCTCACTTACAAGCATATTATGGGCCGATTATCCGCCGTGTTGAAGCAGAGTCAGCTGAGGTGACAGAGGCAGCTTTTTATGAAATGGCTCCTACAGAATCAGTGCCGTTTTATACGGTAGCAACACATGGTTATAGTACGCTTCGCCTGCCGGCACCCCCTGGATTAGACAGCGCGTACGTTGAACTGGTGATGCATGCAGATCAAGATCCGTTTGAAGATAAACGGTACAGCTGGATTCCACAAGTCATGCATCAAGTAGGAAGCTTTGCGGTAAACCATATGAATTGGATTGGTCAGTGGATGGTGTTTCCAAATCAAGAGCTGGATCGCTACGTGGATACCTATGAACGAACGTTAATAGGTGAAAAAGTGAAGCTGCCATTACAGGTTCAACCGTATTCACCAGAAAGCGGCTTTTGTGGTGTTATGGTCGTGCCTCCTTTGCCGCAGTGCCAAGAGGCATTTATGATGCCGTATCTTGAAAACGGAAAAGAAACCCACGGAGAGTGGCCAGTCTATTTCCATACGCTTCTCCCTTTGTATGAAGAAGAAATGGAGTACTATTTCCAGCATGGACAAGAAGCTTTGCTAGAAAAGATGATGGAAAATGGCATCGAACACTTATTTAATTTACATAGACCTAATACGTTTAAGGAAAAAAGAAAAGGCTTTTTCGGCAGATTCAACAAGTGA
- a CDS encoding DUF4083 family protein has product MVNIGDIIFQILMLLILIGIAGVIIAFIIGLKRLIQKQGANEKRLQRMEQKLDDMLKNKES; this is encoded by the coding sequence ATGGTTAATATAGGTGATATTATTTTCCAAATTCTTATGCTGCTTATCCTGATAGGAATAGCAGGAGTAATAATTGCATTTATTATAGGCTTAAAAAGGTTGATTCAAAAGCAGGGGGCAAATGAAAAAAGGCTTCAGAGAATGGAACAAAAATTAGATGATATGCTGAAAAATAAAGAGTCATGA
- a CDS encoding CapA family protein → MNKYLKKAVIYGSLCFLLGACGGAGEQTSSEPQKKEETVKSKEEASKKEKKDAINTTIKVSAAGDFTLGNDESFGYDSTFNDVAARNGLPYFTQNVKSIFEQDDLTTVNLETTLTTATEKASKTFRFKGDPSFVNILKQGSIETVNLANNHTHDYLQQGYDDTRENLKKSGIGYFGYEDTYITTVKGVKVGLLGYPGWDDTKEVRSQIKDGIKSLKEKGAKIIIVHFHWGSERHYVPDTAQQALAKYTIDNGADLILGHHPHVVQGIEEYKNKFIVYSLGNFMFGGNKNPSDKDTFVFQQTFTIKDGKLTTNKDINVIPFRISSTTARNDYRPTPLTGAEKDRVKNKLIDVSNQIKQEKWTVYDEDSK, encoded by the coding sequence ATGAACAAGTATTTAAAAAAAGCTGTTATTTATGGAAGTTTGTGTTTTTTACTGGGAGCGTGCGGAGGAGCAGGAGAACAAACCTCTTCTGAGCCGCAGAAAAAAGAAGAAACAGTAAAGTCTAAAGAAGAAGCGAGTAAAAAAGAGAAAAAAGACGCAATCAATACAACCATTAAAGTTAGCGCAGCAGGAGATTTTACCTTAGGAAACGATGAAAGCTTTGGGTACGATTCTACTTTTAACGACGTAGCAGCAAGAAATGGCCTGCCGTATTTTACGCAAAATGTAAAATCGATCTTTGAGCAAGATGACTTAACAACGGTTAATTTAGAAACAACGCTGACAACTGCGACGGAAAAAGCAAGTAAAACATTTCGTTTTAAAGGTGATCCTTCGTTTGTAAATATTTTAAAACAGGGAAGTATTGAAACCGTTAACTTGGCTAATAATCATACGCATGATTATTTACAGCAAGGATATGATGATACACGAGAAAACTTAAAGAAAAGCGGAATAGGCTATTTTGGCTATGAAGATACATATATCACAACGGTAAAAGGAGTCAAAGTAGGATTGCTTGGATATCCGGGCTGGGATGACACAAAAGAAGTAAGAAGTCAGATTAAAGACGGAATTAAGTCTTTAAAAGAAAAAGGCGCCAAAATTATCATTGTGCATTTCCACTGGGGATCTGAACGACACTATGTTCCTGATACAGCGCAGCAGGCACTGGCGAAGTATACAATTGATAACGGAGCAGATTTGATTTTAGGTCATCACCCTCACGTTGTTCAAGGAATTGAAGAATACAAAAATAAATTTATTGTCTACAGCTTAGGAAACTTTATGTTTGGCGGAAATAAAAACCCAAGTGATAAGGACACATTTGTATTTCAGCAGACGTTTACGATTAAAGATGGAAAGCTAACGACTAATAAAGACATCAACGTCATTCCATTCCGTATTTCTTCCACAACGGCGCGAAACGACTACCGACCTACGCCTTTAACAGGAGCAGAAAAGGACCGGGTAAAAAATAAACTGATTGATGTTTCCAATCAAATCAAACAGGAAAAGTGGACGGTTTACGATGAAGATAGTAAATGA
- a CDS encoding ABC transporter substrate-binding protein produces MAFKMKKWPLAVGVLSATLLFSTACSNESASGNKKSGGDQVVVDVFQGKVEIADQLKALTDQYTKEHPNVKFNIQTVGGGADGAAALKAQFASGNAPDLFTNGGYQEAKTWKNKLEDLSDQPWIDDAYENTLTPMTMDGKVYGQPISLEGYGFTYNKKLFKKAGIKELPKTYSELEAAAKKLKAAGITPFSIGYGEWWVLGNHGLNIPFASQKDPDAFIKGLNDGSTKIAGNEQFKQYVKLLDLTVKYGNKNPLTTDYNTQVTKFANGEAAMIQQGNWIQPMLDKITPNMDVGILPMPLSDDAAASDKLAIDVPSNWVIHKQAPAADKKAAKDFLNWMVTSKEGQKALVEDFKYIPAFKSIEAKDIGPLGEELLKYSKEQKTLPWEWTKFPEGVTQKFGADVQEYIGGQTSEDELLKSLDKRWAELK; encoded by the coding sequence ATGGCATTCAAAATGAAAAAATGGCCTTTAGCAGTAGGTGTTTTATCGGCTACGCTTTTATTTTCAACCGCATGTTCAAACGAAAGCGCATCTGGTAATAAAAAAAGCGGCGGAGATCAAGTAGTAGTAGACGTATTTCAAGGAAAAGTAGAAATTGCAGATCAGCTAAAAGCTCTAACTGATCAATATACAAAAGAACATCCAAACGTGAAGTTCAATATCCAAACGGTTGGTGGAGGAGCTGACGGTGCAGCAGCCTTAAAAGCGCAGTTTGCGTCGGGCAATGCACCCGACCTTTTCACAAACGGCGGATATCAAGAGGCAAAAACGTGGAAAAATAAATTAGAAGATTTATCGGATCAGCCTTGGATTGATGACGCGTACGAAAACACACTTACTCCAATGACGATGGACGGTAAAGTATATGGACAGCCGATCAGTCTTGAAGGCTATGGATTTACATATAACAAAAAACTGTTCAAAAAAGCAGGCATTAAAGAACTTCCAAAAACATATTCGGAATTAGAAGCAGCGGCTAAAAAGCTAAAAGCTGCCGGTATTACGCCATTTTCTATCGGCTACGGCGAGTGGTGGGTGCTTGGAAACCACGGCTTAAACATTCCATTTGCCAGTCAAAAAGATCCGGATGCATTTATTAAAGGATTAAATGACGGCAGTACGAAAATTGCAGGAAACGAGCAGTTCAAACAGTATGTAAAGCTGCTTGATTTAACAGTGAAATATGGAAACAAAAATCCGTTAACGACGGACTACAACACGCAAGTAACGAAATTTGCGAACGGTGAAGCAGCGATGATTCAGCAAGGAAACTGGATTCAGCCAATGCTTGATAAAATTACGCCGAACATGGATGTAGGGATTCTACCTATGCCGCTAAGCGACGATGCAGCTGCATCTGACAAGCTTGCAATTGACGTTCCAAGCAACTGGGTTATTCACAAACAAGCACCAGCGGCAGATAAAAAAGCAGCAAAAGACTTCTTAAACTGGATGGTCACATCTAAAGAAGGTCAAAAAGCGCTAGTAGAAGACTTCAAGTACATTCCAGCCTTTAAGTCAATCGAAGCAAAAGACATCGGACCTTTAGGTGAAGAACTTCTTAAATATTCTAAGGAGCAAAAAACGCTTCCTTGGGAATGGACAAAATTCCCTGAAGGCGTAACGCAAAAATTTGGAGCAGATGTACAAGAATACATCGGCGGCCAAACATCTGAAGATGAGCTGTTAAAATCATTAGATAAAAGATGGGCTGAGTTGAAGTAA
- a CDS encoding YnfA family protein — protein MIKAIFLFILAGLAEIGGGYLIWQWLREGASSWLGLLGGIALVLYGVIATWQSFPDFGRVYAAYGGIFIVLSLFWAWWVDKKMPDTYDWIGGLVCLIGVAVMLWPRS, from the coding sequence ATGATTAAAGCGATTTTTCTTTTTATCTTAGCAGGTCTTGCTGAAATTGGCGGAGGCTATTTGATTTGGCAGTGGCTGCGCGAAGGAGCATCAAGCTGGTTAGGACTTCTGGGCGGTATTGCTTTGGTGCTGTACGGCGTCATTGCTACGTGGCAGTCGTTCCCCGACTTTGGACGTGTATATGCAGCTTACGGCGGTATTTTTATTGTTTTAAGCCTGTTTTGGGCATGGTGGGTTGATAAAAAAATGCCCGATACATACGATTGGATTGGCGGACTTGTGTGTCTGATTGGCGTAGCGGTTATGCTTTGGCCAAGAAGTTAA